From the genome of Cololabis saira isolate AMF1-May2022 chromosome 1, fColSai1.1, whole genome shotgun sequence:
TCTCTTGGAGTCCACCTGCACGGACTGAAGCGTCCTTCCCCTGAGCCCTCTAGACCTCCTGCAAGCCCTCCAgcagcacctgtgtcttgtGGCTGAACAGCCGGGTCAGCTGCTGGTCTCGCTCTGCCTGCTGCCTGGCTGCTAGGAGTTCGTCCTCCATGCTTCTCAGGGAGAGGTGCAGGCGGCGGTTCTCCGGGCCGACCTGCTGCAGATAAACGCCGGCCTCGTAGAGGCTCAGCTCCACGGCCCTCAGCTCCGAggcctgctgctccagcagctccaggtgCCGCCGCTGCAGCGCGgccagctcctcctgcagctcgGCCCTGGGCTGCATCAGCAGGCCGGTTCCTTCCTCCATGGCGTGGCTGGACCTCTGCAGCTCGGCCAGCCCCCTGCTCTGCTCCGAGGTGAGGACCTTCAGCCCCTCAGCCCTGCTCTCTTCCTCATCGCACTTGTCCTCCAGCTCCTTGAGAAGGAGGGGATCCTCCTTCTCTTCCGTCTCCTTCTGCTTCTCCTCGTTGCTCTTGTTGGTGCGCTCCGTCTCTGTGATGCACTTCTGCAGCCTCTTCCGGAGGCTGCTCTCCTTCCGCGTCTGCTCCTTCTCAGACTGGGCCATGTGGCTCATCagcaggtccaggtccgggcCCTCGGGCAGCTGCAGCCGCAGCATCCGCTGCTGAtggtccagcagcagctcctcgtGCCTCCTCCTCACGTGGCCGATGTCAGACCTCATTTTCGCCTCGTGTTCCTCCTGCTTCTTCTGCGTTTCCTCCAGCAGCCGAGTGACGGGGTTCATCTCCTCCGAGCCGCGGTGGAGGTTCAGCTTCCCCCACTCCACCTCTCTGCACAACTCCTCCTTGTCACTCGTAAAACCCTGCCTGCTGATGAAGTCTTCTTCCACCAGCTGGTTGATCTCCTCCTCAATGACTCGGATCTCGTCCCTGTGTTTGGCCGCGGAGGCCATGCCCCTCTGCCTCCACAGCGTCAGGTCCAGCTGCAGGcccagctgctgctccagctgctgcgCCAACTGGCCGTGCTCGGCTCTTGACTTAACTTCTTTACCACGCTGATGCTCTAACTCCTCCCAGATCTGAGACAGGGTGTCCTGTAATTGCAGCTTCGAGGCCCAGCCCTCCTCTATTTTCCTCTCCATCATGGAAATCCGCTGCTGAACCTCACCGACTGCAGGGCCCAAGTGCTTCCCAGACTCCATCAACTCCTTCAGCGTCTctatctgctgctgcagcttttgcTGCTTCTTGTTTTCGTCCCCGAGCTGCTGCTCGGACACAGTCTCCCTCAGTCTTTGTATCTCATGGCCCACCTCCACCATGTACGACTCGAGTTCCTGCTGACGTCTGAGGCTCTCCCCTTttaatttgttggttttgtCCAGCTCTCGTTGGCCCGtcctgttcttcttcttctgtgccGTCATCTCCACCTGGACCTGCTCCTCCTCCCTGGACAGGGCGTCTCTCTGCTCCGGGCAGGCGGCCCTCTCCAGCGCCATGCTCTCctccagcagcatcacctcccGCCTGGCTGCAGCCGTCTGGGGCTCCAGCTCCTCGATGGACGCCCGCGTCTGCTCCAGCTGCTCCTCCGAGCTGCGTCTCTGGACGGCCACGTCACTCAGGGCGGCGACGACCAGCTCGCGCTGCGCCTTCAGCTGCTGGCGGGACGCATGCGTGTTGTGGTTCTGGTGCAGCAGGTCCTGCAGCAGGTGTGCGGCGTCCTCCCGGCGCTGTCGGGCCGCCTGCAGCTCCGCGCCCAGCGCCTCCACCTCCCGCTGGGCGGCGGCTCTCGCGGCCACCACGTCCCCCACGTTCCCCAGGTTCTCCGCGCTCAGGTGCTCACGCCCGGCGTGAACCCGCTCCCTCATGCTGGTGTTCTCTATGGTCGCCGCCTCCAGGTGTTGGTGTGCGGCGCACCTGTCCGCCTCCAGCTGGGAGACGGCGGCCGCCGCCCCCGCCAGGTGGGTGCCGGCCTCGGGGGTCAGGGGGGCCGCCGCCCCCGCCAGGTGGGGGGCCAGCAGCTGCCCCAGCTTCTCCAGCTGCTCCACCGCCACCATCACGGCGGGCAGGAAGGGCACCAGACTCCCGTCCATGTTTCTGGCAGGGGcgtcaggggaaaatgtaaatgtttgttttttaaacacatttatggaattactcagTGTctgtttgtattgattattctattatttaatatatataaaataactacaaatgcaaatcagaaaaatatgatctatttcactaggtattatctttcccaacacttgtaccccccctcatatcttgaaatgtgatacagtatgtcccagcgtccctgacgacagtggtcgctatcaatctcgtttttagcgcgGTTTGCAGTGtcactaacttacaaaaatgaaaaggaagcagacaaccccgcaattttttttcaaaaagaaggcaagtgatggtccaATGTTGGCCCAGCAGCGGAGGGAGTCGggctattaacgaggctgttagccactgatggattaattatgcaagttcatcttaaggtaagatatcaaatcaccctaccctcaaataaatctgattaagggaaatatttgactttttactctctctttctctcttctgctccctctttctcctttttgcatttggacattAACTGTTttgagttaaactgggatgtccacgtgatattgttgccctgacatagtgaatgaagtgaacagaatgagttaaattgcgtttgtcagatacgagATTCAAgattttctgctctctaactctgctgcttgctgtccatggtgcccaacacggatgcgtattgcgtaatcaacacgttgttaaagtgtagtgttcatagttagcaggatgtgagtgagactgcatttgaaaaagttcagaTTTACTTGACCACGCAGATAAGTTACATAGCATTTATCCTCTTGTTTACATGTGACGTATTACAGCGTGCGCGCTGCCTGGTTGCCTTGGCAACTGTAAACTACAGCGCTGCTAATCAATCAAAATAAGAAATGCTTAAAATTGAATGGGGGTGTCTGTAAATATGTAGGCCTAATATAAGAGCTATATATGAAATAACATATTTAAGTGAGCAggcaattatatatataaatatcctACAGTATGTGCCACACTTACCTtggctttgactgaattgacgccactggtttCTGGTCGTTGAGACGGAAATCTGCGTCGCTAAAGTTCAGAGGACTGCCGTCGCCCTGGCAACGTCGCCATGGCAACGTCGCCCCGACAACGCCGGCCCCGCCCCTCTCCCAGCAGCCTCTACGGCGGCGCGGCGAGGACACTAATGTCACGACACTAATGTCACGACAATAAAACAGCTCACCCTAAATATAAAACtcattattttaaaaacaacaggcGGCCCGCCAGCAGGCGAGACAagtggatgttttactgtagAATACACTCATGTTGGAGAGACTGTAGCATGGTCAAAACGAAGCGTTTCAAGCGCCTACCTGAGAGCTGCAGCAGCCGTCACAGACGCCTCGCTTCTGCTGCAGTCTTAAAACAGCACTAATTATATTCATAAAGGTCCAAACTAAGTCAGGTGCAGAGCACTGCAGCAGCGGCTCCTCTGGTCCCTCCTCTCCGTCTACAACACTAATGTTTGCTGGCACCATAGacgtatatacgtatatatgtctatgtacgTCCAGGTGCACaccgccccctgctggccggCAGGGAGCACGGCAGGGCAAGGCAGGTttttttgtatagcacatttcatgtacaagacaatacaaagtgctttacataacaagatcttttaaaataaataaataaaaatggagcaGTGCAACATCCAGGTTttttttgaaaggtaacacCTGAGGTCATAATGAAATGTCTGTCATACAACAAATGTCAACAAATACCTCAGAGAGTCAGCGGTTGGTGTAACTACTTCCTGGCCAATCATTGAGTGCACGCTTCATACTGATGTTAAAGTGCATTTATTGAACACCGTGAAAACTAAAAAGGAAATAAGatgaaaatataaatgaatACTTGTCATAACAGACAGCAGATTAATacatattcaaataaataaaactcaatTATACTACATTAACCTCTAAACATTACTTTCTGCAACTGAACCGTTGTCATGCAAATTGGTTGATCAAGGTGTACCATGTATAGGCTATAGTTCTGGTGCAGCTAAAACTACaacgtttatttattttttctcttaaaaagcaaaaaatagatAATAATATCTAAGAGATGCAGTATAACAGCTTTGAAGCATGTACTTAATGCCTGTTTGTAGCACCTGATGAGGGAGTTGGACATTCAACCATTACGACCATACTTATTACATATTACATACTTTCCTCTGTCTGCCTCCTTTGAAATCTCCCATACAGATTTAAATCTTCTTTTCAGAAGTAAAGCAGTAGGATGTAAAATTCAGTGAAGCTATATTGGGAACATGGATAAATTAATATTTCATGATGTCCCCTCATGTCCATGAACTTCTTGTTGCAGTACTCTGATGTTCATCAGTGTGGCCTGGTCCCCCAACAACTTTAGGTGGCAAGATATTACTCATCGGGGTTCTGTAGCTGAGGCAATCACATTCATTTCAAGTTAAATTCAAAAGTACTTTGTTAATACTGGAGTTAATTGTTGCAGTAGTCACGATTATGTCTCTTCAAAGAGTTGTTGTAGAGATGTATGACTGCTCCATCCTTTCTTATGAAAAGCATGCGtgtcgttattattattattattattattattaataataatattaacaataataataataattaaagctgcaagcagcgatgaacgggccctcgcactcacggccaccgccccccataagcatatcagaaaagacaccacccacgacttcctatgtcaaaccattcaaaagatatagcagaaaaaagggacaacca
Proteins encoded in this window:
- the ccdc175 gene encoding golgin subfamily A member 6-like protein 7, whose translation is MDGSLVPFLPAVMVAVEQLEKLGQLLAPHLAGAAAPLTPEAGTHLAGAAAAVSQLEADRCAAHQHLEAATIENTSMRERVHAGREHLSAENLGNVGDVVAARAAAQREVEALGAELQAARQRREDAAHLLQDLLHQNHNTHASRQQLKAQRELVVAALSDVAVQRRSSEEQLEQTRASIEELEPQTAAARREVMLLEESMALERAACPEQRDALSREEEQVQVEMTAQKKKNRTGQRELDKTNKLKGESLRRQQELESYMVEVGHEIQRLRETVSEQQLGDENKKQQKLQQQIETLKELMESGKHLGPAVGEVQQRISMMERKIEEGWASKLQLQDTLSQIWEELEHQRGKEVKSRAEHGQLAQQLEQQLGLQLDLTLWRQRGMASAAKHRDEIRVIEEEINQLVEEDFISRQGFTSDKEELCREVEWGKLNLHRGSEEMNPVTRLLEETQKKQEEHEAKMRSDIGHVRRRHEELLLDHQQRMLRLQLPEGPDLDLLMSHMAQSEKEQTRKESSLRKRLQKCITETERTNKSNEEKQKETEEKEDPLLLKELEDKCDEEESRAEGLKVLTSEQSRGLAELQRSSHAMEEGTGLLMQPRAELQEELAALQRRHLELLEQQASELRAVELSLYEAGVYLQQVGPENRRLHLSLRSMEDELLAARQQAERDQQLTRLFSHKTQVLLEGLQEV